Genomic DNA from Trypanosoma brucei brucei TREU927 chromosome 9, whole genome shotgun sequence:
gcTAAGACCAATGGAAAAgcagtaacaaaaagaaagaaaaaagaagagagaaagaaaaaaaagagaaaaaaaagagagagagaaggctCCCAACCCCTTCTAAATGCCGGCCGGTGCAAATGcacatgaaaaagaaaaagaaagtcatAATGAACAGTTGCAGTTGAATGAGCAGCGccaagaaaatgaatgaagtaAATGCATCACACgcgcacaaatatataaattaatTAATATATGTTCAAATAGCAGCATGCCTCACAATTGCCTTCGGAGCCGCCTTcaggaaaagggggagaatggaagaaaaagaaattaaaaacaaaggcGGGGAAAACaatcaaataaaatagaagaaaaaaaaagaagaagtgaTATTGTAACAACATGGAGAGAGAAGATAAGagaagatttaaaaaaagaaaaagaaaagagggataaaaaagaagaggaaaaaactgAAGACGGAGAGACGAaagagaattttttttaaaaaaacaaacaaacaaacaaacaaaactgaAATCAATAGAGAAAAAGACCCGCAACGcgtataaaaaagaaaaagaaaaagaaactttgATGGATGCAAATGCTATCAGCGCGGGGTGCGAATGTAGCGATGACTACTCATTGTCGTGGCGGACAGCATCGCAACCTCTGCTGCTTCAGTTTGTTTGActaatagaagaaaagatgaaaagatagatttttttttaaaaaaaaagaaacactgcggtgaaaaagaagtcaTTAATATAGAGGCAATCACATCTCCACCTTCCGATCCTTAGGTTTCtgttcacacacacacacacacatgcgccCCAAAATTGAAATAACAGTTTGGACGAAGGGGATGTGAaacataatgaaaaaaaaaaaagaaacgtacAAAAAACGTATAATTTTCTGCGGGATCACAATATTACGTTCTTTCagtcttttgtcttttttcttctagctcagctattatttttttcttccttaaaaactctctttcttcctttttttttaattcctgATGCTTAATGCttctttatttatgtatCTGTCACGTATCTGTCTCTTGATATTTATAAATTCTTTAGCATTTGAAAGCATTTGTTAGGAGCCCATCGTCCACATTGGCAACATCCCGCGCCATCCTTCACGCAGCAAACTGAcagatatataaataaatacaagtaaataaataaacgcatatgtaaatataaatattgaTATGTATCCGCCAGCACTATTTAGTAACCGTGTCTGTGTTCATGCTACCAACAATAAACGCCCGTACACACGCCTCAACATCATTCCGCCAAGgcgatgaaaagaaaaacaataataaaagtagaattggaaggaaaaaaaacaaacaaacaaacaaacaaacaaaaagaaagaaagaacagaCAGAAAGgtaaaaggtaaaagaagaGCAGCACAACGTTCTATCCGAGTAACGCCAACTTGTACATTTATGTACCTCCCATTGGTATCACTCAACAGCGACCATCGCGCAtggaaaaggggagaaagtAGTGAAGGAATGAGagagatttcttttttaaaaaaaaaaaggaaggggaaaagaacgAACTGCTAGTAAAATACCCCGCAGTGTAGCAGCAACGAAATCAGATCTGaaacaaactaaaagagGCATacgtgaaaaagaaaaagtaactcGTTGCATAAACGAATCGTTCGTCCTGCTCCCCTCACCGCAATTTTtctcgcaaaaaaaaaaaaaaaagttgaatcCCAcgcgtatttttttttaattgtatAACTCTATAAAGGTAGATACAGTTATAAATGGGtagttgctttcttttcctcttttttgctttctcttcctcatccttccCCACACACCACGTCCCTCTCCCCACATCTCCTGTTTTAAACTTGAATGAGCGACTACGGTGTTATCACATGAAACAAGCAGCTCCTCATTATTAACGATAGCGCTGAcagaaaatatttaaaacGAACATGAGGCCGCTACTCCCTCaagttacaaaaaaaaaatcaaaaactcACCTTTAAATAGCGAGTTATAAAGACCCAGCCACCAAAGCATACGTGTGCACGCAAACCTGTGTGCAACAGACCCCCTCACTGACAGGATTTACCTGTTGAATGGTTCAAACCCACAGCCACCGATTTGCCATAGAATCTCAAAGTTTTCTCCATCTCTCCATTTTGCAAGCTAGCGGCGCTGGTTGGGCTGCTtcgcctgctgctgttgtgcgAAAAGCACTTGTGTGCCGGGAGGAAAACCTGTGGCACCCACAGTGTATGGTGCCGTACCATCCGCGGGGCGGTAAAACATCATCGGTTGCTGAGCCTGACTAGGCACAAAACCTGCAACATAATGGCCGGGCATGGCCGGCTGCGCGTAATACGGTGCTCCTTGAGCGCCACTCACAATTATTGGAACGGGTTGAGGGACGCCAGTTTGACGGTGCTGCGGCTGCGGTGGAGCTTGCACCagtttttgcatttgttgtGGTGCAACCTTCTGAACGGGAACCCCCCACGGCATTTGGACAGGCTGTTGCTGCGgccgttgttgctgtgggACATGTGCAGGTAGTTGGGTTGTCGACATTTGTGGCGGCGTCATATGGCCGGAAACCGAAAGTAACGGTGGGGCCCCTGTGACGGGTACAGCACTTCCTGGCATTTGAGACATGACCGCTGCCTGCGGCTGAGTCTGTGGGCGACCCAAACTTTGCTTCACCTGCATGAGTAACTGCTGCTCCAGGGCTGTTGCCTCAATAGGTTTACTTTCCACCTCCGGTTGCCTGCTCACCTTCTGCTCGCTAATGAGTCTCTGCTCCAAATCGTGAGCGTTCCACGTGCGGGGTTGGTTTGACGCCGATGTCTCGGTGGGTTGTGTAGCTGGCGCACGGGCACTCGTAGCAGCACCCGCTTCCACCGAAGGCGCTGCGGGTACCGAGTGCAAAACTGCTGGTTGCATCGATGGCTGTGTTGGCACCGCGCCCGCATGCTGGGTCGGTGCTGTCGACGGAACACCTAAGGACAGACTACCGGTCAAAAGTGAATTCATACCTACATTGGCGGAAGGATTCTTACGTTCAAGCGCCGCATCAACGCCGGTGGGCTTCGAAGCTTCCACATTGTTCCACACAACGTTACCGCTCGCTGGGACCATGGACGGCAAGGCCCACGGGTCTTTGACCTGATTCAAAGAGGCACTTGTCAGGGGTTCTGATATTGCCTGCACCAGAGGAGCAGAGGTAGGGTTTGTATCCTGGAAACCAGAGTTTGCCCCAGAGAAGAAGCGTGACTTGGCtactttcttccccccctcaCCACTTGGTGCTATGCTAACCATCAACCGTTCTATCTCATCGTCAACCTCTGCCTTTACTTCAGTTctggagggggaagagggaCCCCATTTGTTGGTGTCGTTTTTGCCCTCATCCTTTGAAGAGGCTGCAGCGTCACTCCTTTGCTTCTCCCTCTCCATGGTTTCCTGCAGTGCCTGCTTCTTAATGGCATTCCGCTCCAACTCATACTTGTACCCCTCTTCGAATGCTTCCTGATCCCTGCTTCCCCTCCAAGAACGGGATGGGGGAGCAAAGCGTTCGCTGTTTGTTGCCCGCTTCGATGCTGGCCCAAGCGCTCCATTTTTCGAGTCGGATGACTTTTGACCGGTGGCGTCGTGGCGGGTTCCATCCGGCGAAGAGGACTGCACGGGGCACTCCGTTTCGATTATGCTGAATTTCTGTAGTACCTCCTCGCTCAAGGTGAATTCTTCTGGTCTCGGTGCAAGTGAGAGAAGTTCAGGGCGAGTGTATCGAATTGTAGTTCTCATTGTCAACCCTACCTTGATTCGATCACTAGTTAGTTCTCtgttaatttcttttttctttttttttccttttttggaggggcaattctttttcctttttgtttgcctaAACCCGTTCCCCTATATCGCTATTCAGATACAATGTTATACCACTTCTCTGGGTTTATCACACTGCTATTATTAGTAACAGAAATAGGTTCTTCTTATTCCTTTCACCcgaaaaagataaataatCAACCCAGAGGACGTCCCTGATCCTGTCGTGTGGGTCGCCGCTGatcctactttttttttcttctttcacaAAAATTCCCCTTCacctgattttttttaatatttcaCCTTTTTGTCGGTGattgattgtttttttttaatttttgttgtcttgttgttgttgttgttgttttttttttttgcttaatttcttttttctctttcaatttaacttttttttccttttctttttgtttctatctTTTTAAcagtaaaaataatgatTTAACAGGAGAGCGAAAAttatctttccttcttttcgtgGAAAGTTCGGGTCAAAGTAAGTTTCGTTCAGTTAGGCGATCAGACAATCGCTTGGCGGTatactttaaaaaaaaaacgtttgcGTTGAGGAACTGAGTCCAGTAAGaacacacataaatacaaAGAACAAGttaatgaagaaagaaaatggaagatgAAAGTGCAAATATGAATGTAAAGATGGTGTGcgaacagcaacaaaatggtggaaacgaaaaaagaaaagaaaaagaaatgtggggtgatagtgtatatacaaatggAAACATAtcaggaagggggaaaaaattgcGACAATAGTAGTAAGAGTATTGGCGCCCAGATGACACACCCGACCACATACTTATTGATTACTCCGCTGGTACCGCAAACGCACAGACGCGCACCAGTGTATGTTTTATTACGCGCAAGGTTTCCTTTTgacatcctctttttttacgACCGCACCACCACACACGGGTCGCATGGTAACAGTTAATACCCAATAATCGGCACTGCACTCGCGGTAACTCTTGAAAAGAGGCGGGCCGCGGCACGGCCGCAAGGTGCGTATTTAACGCGGTagtaaaaagggggagaaaagggagaaaagcaacagaaCGATGTGCCTCACGTGCAACTCGCTGCCTAAGCGGGAGAGAGAAGCGTTCCCGGAAACACGATACTGGAGCAGCCTCCTCCAGgttggaaaggagaaaagattcagtaaataaacaagaagCGCAATAGAGAAATGAAAGATAGATAGATAGAAAGGGTATGTTAAATTTCATTTCTATATACTTTGCCGCATATCCAGTGATTCACtccattctcttctttcaCTTCATCGCCATTACCGTCCCTGCACAACCGCAACCACAACTACAACCACACCACATTACAACACAATGGGATGATCCGCCGTCCCCAACCGCAAACCTCTGCCAACATCACCATCCTGCGACGCCCTACTTCCATAGTCTCCAACGTTACCCCCCACCCTCCCTCGTCTGTAAACAACAAACGCCTCCCCGTCATC
This window encodes:
- a CDS encoding hypothetical protein, unlikely (GPI-Anchor Signal predicted for Tb09.211.2390 by DGPI v2.04, no cleavage site predicted), which gives rise to MKFNIPFLSIYLSFLYCASCLFTESFLLSNLEEAAPVSCFRERFSLPLRQRVAREAHRSVAFLPFLPLFTTALNTHLAAVPRPASFQELPRVQCRLLGINCYHATRVWWCGRKKRGCQKETLRVIKHTLVRVCAFAVPAE